A window of Thermoproteus sp. genomic DNA:
GAGGACGGGCAGTCCTATCATTAATATGCGGCCGTAATACCTAGCAACGAACTCCCTTATCCCCAGAGTTCTTGAGAACGCGCCTATGAATAGGGCTTGGCCTGCGGCGCCTATGACTATTGCGCTTGCTATAAAGTAGAGCGCCATATGGGGGCCGTACCAGCCGGGGACTGCCGCCACATTGCCGAACACCTGTCCTAAGTTGCTATGGAGTACGACGGTAACCACCAGCACGGCCAGCGCTATGCCGAGCTCTAACGACTTCATGGCTTTAAGTCTCTGGCTCACTTCACTCCTTATGAAGTATATGAGCTCGATCAGTAAGGTCAATGCGAACAACATGTAGAGAGTAGCCATCCAGGTTATGCCGGAGCGATATTGGAAGAATAGAGAGAACCCGCCCTGCGTGTGTATAAATATATTTACGGCGGACAGCGGGCTCCTCAAATCCAGCAGTATCATTATCCAGGCCGGCACTATTGTTATCAACGAGAACCAGACGCCTAGCTTTATTATCTTCTCGTACTCTTTGTTGGGGCCGGCGTAGCCAAATACTGTGTAGATCGAGTTGACTATGCTAGAGCCTGTCGCCATGAGCGCAAAATAGACGTATCCGGGCACCAAGAGGCCCCACGGAATCTCCTCGGCCGTTCTGCCCAAATAGCCCAGCCACGCCAACGCCGACCCTACCACTAGTAGGAGTACCGCCACGACTAGAGGGGCGAGCCTCATGGCCCTACCACCACGTAGTATTTGGGATTAGTGCCCATGTTTTCTAGGAGCTTGATATACCTCGACTCGGCGAGGCGTCTCGATATCGACGAGTTGGGGTCGTCCAAATCGCCGAAGTCGCGGGCTCCCGCGGGGCAGGAGGCCACACAGACGGGGGCCTCTCCTCTCGATATCCTCCTCTGGCACTCCTCACCCATACATTTGACGGGGGCCCATATGTATTCATTGAACCAACGGGCGTCGTAGGGACATGCCACCATGCAGTACCTACAGCCTATACAGAGGTCGTAGTTTATCTTTACGAGCCCGTTGGAGTCCTTGTAGGACGCGCCCGTGGGGCATACAGTCACGCAAGGCGGGTTCTCGCAGTGTTGGCACTGTATTAGGTACAACATGGGCCTCTGCCCCTCGGCTAGCTCTATCCTCCTTATGTTCGTCCTAATCCACCTCCACGACACATTAGGCGTAGTAGATGAGTCGTAATTAGCGGCATTACATGCAGCGATGCAAGCGCCGCAGGATATACACCTAGACTGGTCCCAGAGGAAGGCCAGACGGGTCATAGCCTAACTCTCACTACGGAGTTCGTCCCTGCTATTCCTATCACTGGAGCCACATATCCCTTGGTGAACCATTGAGGATTCACGCCGGAGCGCAAGAAGTCGTAGTCGCTATTTATAAGCGCAGAGGTGTGACCTCCCGCAAACGCATATGCGAACAAGACCCCTGGCCTCACTCTATTTGTCACCTTTATGCAGGTCTTCGTCGAGAAGCCGTTATCTACACCTTCTAGCACTACGACATCTCCGTCCTTGACGCCGAGGCGCTCTGCATCTATTGGATTCATCCAGACGCACCTCTCAGTTAAATACTTCGAGTTGTAGGTAAAGATGAAGTGGCCGGACACGTTCTGGTCTTTGCCTGTGATGAGATAGAATTCGTTGGGCGCCTTGGGCTGGCTGTAGGCCGGCGGAGGGGTCCAGTCCGGTAGAGGGTCGAGGCCATAGTTCAGAGCAGTCAGTGAGTATATTTCCACAAGCCCTGTCGGCGTTGACAACTTGGACTTATAGGGCCTGGACTCATACGTCTTCTTCTTCAACAGATAGTAACCCTTAGTCTTCAGCGTAGCGTCTAATTCTTCTTTAGATATATTCCATGCCTTAGATAAATATGTCAAGATCCTATCATATAGTTGCTCTTCGAACTGCTCGAATTGGGTATAATCGGCATATTTATCGGTATAACCTATTAGGGCGGCCTTATCGGGCCAAGCCCTCCTCACGAGTTCCAGCAATACCCAGAGGCCGCTACGGGCATCAACTCCAGGGGGCGGATCCAACACTTTACTGGAATAGATCACCGCAGCGTCTAGAGTCCAGGGAGCAGAGGTGACTTCGCTCCTCTCTAGGAACATAAGGTCGGGGAACACATAGTCGGACCAATCCACGTGGTCTTGCGGGAATATGTCGATAGTGATAACCAAGTCGAGCTTCTGGAGGGCTTCCTTCAGCTTCTGGGTGTTGACGTCCCTATGGAAGGGGGCAGTGCCCACTATTATTAACGCCCTTATGGGGTATGGCTGGCCTGTCAGCACGGCGTCCAGCAATGCGTCGAACGAGCTGACCGCTAGCGGGTACTTAATTAGATCTACCCTCTTGGCGCTGAGCGGCGGCAACGATACGCCGAATATCGTGTCGACTCTATCCGCACCGATAGTACAAGAGTTGGGGAATTTTGCGGATTCTTGGAAACACAAGCCGCCGCGTTTATCTATATTACCCACCAACGCGTTTAAGATCAGTATGGCACGATAGAATTCGAAGTCGTTTCCGTTCCGGGCCGAATACCATCCATCTTCAACTACTCCCCGCCGGGTGGCGAACTCTTTCGCTATACGCGAGATCGTATCTGCAGGTACGCCAGTAATTTCAGCCGCCTTGTCGGGCGGATACTTCGCAACTCTCTCCGCTAGGAGCTTAAAAGCGGTCTTGACGTGTACGGTGCCTGCTGGCGTCTCGACATCCCCCTCGTAGTCCAGTACTGGGTCTGCCGCAGAGCCCAGGGGCTGTAGTCCGTTGGAAGCCGCGTCGAAGACCAGATATGCCGAGCCCGCCTGCCCTAAGTCTTTTTGGGTTAACGGCTTGCCGTCGGGCTTTATCAACATAGGCGCATTTGTGTACTTCTTCAGGAACTGCCCGTCATAGAGACCCTCGTTAATTATGACATACATCAGAGATAATAGAAATGCGGCATCTGTACCCGGGATTATAGGGACCCATTCGACGGACGAGAAGGCTATGTTCGGCGCCCTCGGGTCCACCACTACTATTTTGGCGCCCGCCGTCCTGGCTCCCGCCAAGGCACGAACGGAGCCCATGGCCGCGTCCATATTTCTGCCCACCAATATGAGGTAGCTTAGATTGGCGTAGTCCGGGTCCACCGTCGGCGGCCCTCCGGCACCTAGCACCAGCTGTCTAGCTGCTGTCGACGCGCCGTGGCAAGTCCCCTCTTGGCCTATGACGTTAGGAGTTCCTATGAGGGATGCTATTAGTGGTAAGTGCCAAGATAGATAGTCATGTCTCGTAAACGCTATAGCTTGAGGCCCGTACTTATCGGCTATTTCTTTCAGTTTAGCGGCGGCCTCGTTCAAGGCCGTATCCCAATCCACCTCTTGGAACTTCCCCTCGCCCCTATTGCCTACCCTCTTGAGGGGCCTCTTCAGCCTCAAGGGGTGGCTCCACATCTGTAATGCCGAAGCAGGCCGGGCGCACATGCCCGGTTGCGGGTGGTCGGGATTAGGGACTATGTACATCGTGTCTCCATCTTTAACGAAATAGAGGCCGCAATGGGAGCCGCAGGCGCTACAGTATATCGGTATATAAGTGGCTGAGGGGGGACTGCTAGTAGTGCTAGTCGCGGTTGAGGTCTGTGAGATTGTTATTTTTATTATCGGTGTGCTTAATGCAGACAGTATGCCGATAGTAGCGCCGAGTTTTACCAGTTCTCTTCTGCTAATTTTTTGAGACAACACAGTATGGTGATTGTACAGAAATAAATACAACGCGGGACGTGCAATTTTTTCTTACACGGACGTGTGGAATAGGCAATTGTTAATTAATCTGCGTTAGGTAGCGATATGCGCGATAAGCTGGTGCTCTTGGCGGTAGTCTTAGGGGCTGTAGTATACGTGTACTATACCTATACGCATTTCGCCCATCTACAGGGCTATATATCCGACGAGACGTGGTACCCACCAGCGGCCTACAACATCCTGAAGTACGTCTTCCACTACAACGCCACGATGTATGTACCCTACCCAAACGCCTCAGACATAGCGACTTATCTCAACTTGGAGCACCCGCCCCTAGCCAAATACATAATGGCCCTCTCCATAGCGGCGCTAGGCTATAGGGAGCTGGCTTGGCGCCTGCCGGGCTGGATATTGGGGGGAGCCGCGGTAGTCCTGGCCTACCTGACGGGCAGGAAGCTCCTAGAGGGCAGAAGCTACGCCGGACTCGCCGGCATACTCTCGGCTGTGCTCCTAGCCATAGACCCCAACTTCTGGGTTATGCACGGCATAGCCATGTTGGACGCCTACGCCGGCTTTTTCTCCCTATTGGCCCTATACCTGTTGGTCTCGGAGAGGAGGCTCGAGTCGTCTATAGCTTTAGGCCTGGCGTTTGCGACCAAGGAGTCTACCTTCTTTTTAGTGTTCCCCTACCTCTACTACATAGGCGAGCTCGAAGAGAAGCCCCTCAAGAGACTACTCTACGCCGTCTTGATACCACTTGTAATTTACGTTGTGCTCTCGGCGCCTTTAATTGCGTATTTAGGCATATACAATTGGCTCCAAAACGGGCCCCTCCACATGATGAGTTGGGACGTCACCTCGGGCCACATAGTGGGCGCGGGCGTGGAGAGCCAGATATCGACGCCTTGGGGCTGGTTCCTAAACATACATCCGTTCTACCTCGGCCAGAACCTCTACGCCAAGACCAACGCGGCGGTTATGATCTTATGGGCGGTCCTCACTGCGGCCCTCTGGAAGCTTAGAGACAAAAGGCTGGCGATCGCCGCTGCCTTCCCCTGGTCCGTATGGGCGGGTTTCGTCGTGGTTTACGCCCTTGGCAACCACACCCTCTTTAGCTTCTATGTCTCCGACTTTAGTCCTATGGTCGACGTCTTCGTGGCGTCTGTGCTAGTCGCCGCGTTTGCAACGTGGGAAGAGGCAGGAGGGGCAAGGCGCCGCTTGAAGGCAACAACTTAGTCGGATCTGTGGGTTTGGCTAACGAATGGCTCTTATGTACCTGTGCTCGCCGCTTACCGCCTCGAGGCTTATAGATTTGGGTTCAGGTAGCAGGAATACAGTGAAGGGTATGCCGAGGAGACTAACTGCCGCCAACATCTGGAGGAGATGCGGCAGGCCTATTGTGGCGAGTAGAGACGGGAAGAACAGGGTAGATATTGCTGCTCCGAGCTTCCCGGCGGCCGACGAAATGCCGTGGCCTGTCGCCCTGTAGCGAGTCGGATACACCTCAGCAGGCAGTACGAAGGTAGTGGTGTTGGGGCCGAAGTTTATGAAGAAGTAGCTGAGGGAATAAACTGCAAGCACTGCGGCGGCCGGCGCCGCGAAATTAGAGCCGGCGATCATGAGAGATGCGGCTAGATATATGGCTGTCATGGCCGCAAAGCCTATATTCTGTATGGGCTTCCTGCCGAGTCTATCCAACAGGAAGGCCGCGGTGAAATAGCCCGGAAAGCCTACGAGGTAGGGGATCCCCTGATGCAACACCTCTTGGAATAAGCTCTTGGCGGGGCCCACTATGGAGGACACCACCATGCCGGAATAGACGCCGGTGCCGTAGAGGGCCACGTCCATGAGGAACCACGGCACTGTAGTCCCCAAGAGGACCCTCCAGTAGTGCGACAAGAAGTCGCGTAGGCCTATCTCCTCGGCCTTGACTTGAGTTCTTATATCTACGCCGAAGAGGCTCGCCGCCTTTCTGGCCTCCTCCACATCGCCTCTGACCAGCAAGGCGAAACGAGGAGTTTCCGGTATCTTCCTCCTGAGGTATATCACAGTAGCCGCAGGTATCGCGCCTACGCCCAACATGACCCTCCAAGCCAGCTCTGGGGGCAGGAGGGCTATGGACGCGAGGGCGACGCCCACTGAGGCCAAAATGCCGAAGCCCTGGTTGGCGAAGACCAGAGCCACGAGCTTCCCCCTATCCCTCACGTTGGAGTACTCCGACATTATGGTGGCAGATATGGGGTAGTCGCCCCCTATGCCGAAACCCAAAAAAGTCCTGGCGGCGATTAGCCACAAGAGGTTAGGCGCAAGGGCGCTAAGAATAGCGCCAAAGGTCAATATGGCCGCCTCCACGCCGTAGAGGTACTTCCTGCCGAGTCTATCGCCGAGAAGACCGAAGAGGATCTGCCCCACTATGGTGGCCCAAAGCGCAGCGGAGCCCAATAGGCCCTTCCAGAAGGCCGCCTCGGGGCTTGCGCCGTAGAGCTCCATAAAGCCCGGCACCGGGTAGGAGCTCAACACGACGAGGACAGCGCCTATTACGAACAAGTCGTACGCATCCGTGAAAAACCCGGCGCCGGAGAGGTACCAAATCTTTAAATGGGTCCATGTGAGCTTAAGCCTATCGAGAGGCTCAAAGGGCGCGGCGGCGCCTTGTTGAGAGCCCATATGCCGATAGGCTCATATGTAATTAAGTACCATGCTAAAACATGCTTAAACATATAGCTCTAACGAGATATATTATCAAGAAATATTGTTATATATCATCTTCATAAATTTTAAATAAAGAATAATTTTAATGAAAAATAATAGAACATGAAAATAATGTTAGGTGAATAGGAGAGCAATATATTTATAGAGGAGATGAGGTCGATACGTGTCTGTGGTACAGGAACTCAAAGAGTACATGTTGAAGCAGACCAAGCTCGATAGGATAATCCGTTGGGGCATAAAGTGGTCCATGTGGCCTGTCCACCTCGTCACCTCTTGTTGCGGCGTTGAGGTAGCCCATACCTCTGCGCCGGTTTTTGACGCCGAGCGCTGGGGCGTCCTGCCCTTCAACACCATGAGGCAGACCAATGTGATATTGGTAGAGGGGACCATAACGAGGAAGATGGCCAAAGTCCTCAAGTGGGTCTACGAACAGATGCCAGAGCCCAAGTTCGTGTTGGCCATGGGCGCCTGCGCCATCAGGGGAGGCCTCTTCTGGAATTCATACCACGTAGTGCAGGTCGATACGGTAGTGCCCGTCGACGCGTACATACCGGGCTGCCCGCCGACGCCCGAGGCCGTAATTAGGGCCTTCTTCATGGTCGGAAACAAGATATTGGGCAAGCCCGGCCCCGAGGTCAAGCCTGTCAAAGTCGACTTGACGCCCTATCTGCCTCAGCCCAAGCCCGCCGCCAAGCCGGCCGCAAAGCCCGCCGCCCCGGCGCCCGCCCCCAAGCCCGCCGCAACGGCGCAGGCCCCTGCGTGAATATGTCCGCCAAACTCCCGCCTAAATGCCCGCCGCAGGCCGACCATCCGCTTCTGCCTAAATTGAAGGAGGCTCTAGGCGGCTTGATTTTGACCTACGGCGTGTCTAAAGACGGCCACCTCTGCATCATGGTGCCCGCCGACAAGATAAGGGAGGTCGCCCAAAAGCTGAAGGAGTTGGGCTTCGACCAAGCGCTGTCGGTAAGCGCCATGGACTACATGGAGGAAAAGAAGTTCGTCATGCTCTACACCTTCCTCTCCTACCTAAACCCCGAGCTCAAGAGCTACCTCCTCAACGTGAGGGCCGAAGTGCCGAGAGACAACCCCCACATAGCCTCTATAGCCGACATATTCCCGTCGGCCGACTACGACGAGAGGGAATGCCACGAGATGTTCGGCATATGGTTCGACGGAAATCCCAATATGGGCAAGCGGTTCCTGTTGGACCCCGACTGTTGTATTGACGAGAAGACGGGGAAGCCGCTATATCCCCTAAGGCGCGACTTCAAGGTGCCTGACTGGGGCCTTTTCGGCTAGTCGCTCGGCAAAGTTGCAGTTAATCACATCGCGCCTCCTCAAGCTAGTCTCTCTAAATAAAGTATCATATGCCGTCTAGCGCCAACTAGGCCTCTTCCGACCTATAGCTTAGGCGACGCGACAGGCCAGAAGTTCGTTGGGGGCGCTTCGACGCGGACCTCAGCGACTTTCCCCTCTGTACCAACTAGACGCGCCCTCCCCCACATACGGCCTCCTGCCTGTCGCCCCTCGACAACGCCGGCCTCCTATCGCTTACGTCCGCAGGCGAGATGTGGTATGCAATCAGAGCGAGCTCTACATTTGGCCAAGTCGAAAAGGTCTGTTAAATATACGATCCCGATAAAAGACCTTTAAACATGTGTACACATACTATTAGTGATCCGCGATATCGTGCAAATATTAGATTCATTCACAGCGACGAGGGCAAGAAAGCCAGAGAGGACGACCCCTACGTTTAGAGCCGTCGGCCTTGGGCCCTTCGACGAGTTCGAAATAAGGCTGAGGCCCCTCACGGTACTAATAGGAAAAAATTCGGTGGGAAAAAGCCTGGCGATGACGGCAATGTGGCTCTTAGCCTCTGCCAGACCAGAGGGCCCCCTAGCCGATGACAATTTTGTGAGGAAATTTGCCGAGAGGCGGGACGAAACGACTCTACGCGACTTGATCATCCATGCGGCTTATAACTACCTAAAAGCGATAGCCGAGGGCGTTTACAAGGCCTCGCGTGAAATCACGGCTCTAAGAGGCTCGCGGCTTGAAATAACCGGCGCTACGGGTAGAAAGCTCGAAATAGAAGTCGCCGAGAAGGAAGCCCTAATCCGCAGAGACGACATAACTCCAATTTTCGCCCAAGTAGAGGTAATTAAAGACGGCTCTAAATTTAGAGTAAGTTATGGCTACAGTATCGATATAACTACGGAGTCTCTGGTTGACGTCGTCGCAGGCGTCACGTTGTTTGTCCACTTGGTGTACCATCTCGAACTATATCCCTGGCATGGACTATATCTGCCTCCCTTCACAGCGCCCCACTTCTTGGTCGACGGCCGGTCTGGATTAATTAGGGCGGCCAGGCCGTGGGCAAGGCTCGAGCTCGGCTTTGTAGACATCGAATATCTGAGGAGTTACTATATGCTATCTGAAGAAGCGCGCTCGTTAAAGCCGAGCGAAGTGTTTCAAGGCTTCCTCAAAGAGCTGGGCGTAGAGAAGGTAGAGGCTGTCGTCGAAAGCGGCTACGTCCGGCTATATGTAGAGCTGTGGAATGGAGTAAAGATGCCTATTGAAAGAGCGCCGTCTGGCATAAGGGAGGCCCTGTTGCCCGCCATCGCCCTAGAGGCGTGGCCCAACGTGCTGTTTATTGAAGAGCCGGAGGCGCACCTCCATCCGGCGGCCATCGTCAAATTCGCAGAGCTCCTCGCACACTCGGTGAACAGAGGCGACAGATGGGTTGTCCTCTCCACACATAGCGACTTCCTGCTGTCTAAGCTCGATAATTTAGTAAAAGCCTCGATATTGGACAAAGACAAGCTAAGAAAGTTGGGCCTCTCAGAGACGTCAGTCCTTCCGCGTGAGAAGATCGCCGTCTATTTGGTGAAAGCCGATAGAGAGCGCAAGAGGTCTACTGTCGAGGAGTTGCCGGTCGACGAAGAGGGGATCTCAGAATATGAATTTAGCAAAGTCTCTGAAGAGCTCCTAAACGAATCGAGCGACATCACTCTATTAAGGACCTAAGTAATGACATGTAAAGTCATCGATAGGAGCTGTGAAGAGTTTAGCCTAGACAAAATTGCTGAAGAAATGGGGTATACAGGCAAAAGAGCTGACGTGATGTGTATATGTGGACCCTTGGCTGTAATAATTGAAGAAACCAGCGGCAAGGCGAAGAGGGAAGACATAGATAAATTATTGGCGTTAATCGAGTTTTTAAGAAATGTAAGCATACTGCCGTCTCAAGTCGACCAAATTGTGTGTATATTACACCACAAAAGGGGAGCTGACAAAGGAGTGTATTACAACATGGAGAAGGTCAGGAGAGGCGGCAAGTGCGTGCCGTACTCCGCCAATTGCAACAACAGCTTAGTTGCGATATTACAAAAAGTGCGGGAGTTGCTTAGATAACGATCGACGTATCAGCCAGCGCTATCTCCCTCCCGCTTGTCGCCTTTAGTTGCGGCCATCGCTCCTCCCCTAAGCCGCGTCTTTTGTGCATCGACGTATATGAACTCTACGGTCTCTTCTACAGACAGCCTCTCCAAGCGCGCCTGGGCGCCTCCTCTTTATGGGGGTCTGCGTGGTCTTGGAGGCTTTCCCGTGGGCCTATGGTCTAGACTCGATCGAGATCAAGAGGGGCTTCCACACCTCTTTCACCTCTAGGTCCCACCACGCCGCTATATCTCTCGCCAGCTTCTCGACGATATATCCCGGAGCCTCGATGTGGCCCACACGGCCCTCGCCCATAAACGAGAGGCGGGAATACACAGGAGAGCTCTCCACCAACAACGCCTTGACCTCGCCCCTCCGGGCCACGCTGGAGATCTTGCCGAGACACCTAGTCGAAATCCTCTCGTCGTCTATCTCGAAAATCCTCACGTAGCCGCAAGACCACTCGAAAAGCGCGACGAGCGCCGAGACTCCGGCGGCGGACCCCAAAACGGCATAGAGGGGCTCCGGCCCGCTCGATAGGAACGAGGCGAGAGCCGCCAGGATGCCTAGAGATGCGGCTATCGAGTAGTAGTCCAGAAACCTATATCGCTTCTCCACATACGAGCCCCGCTAGGTCGTTATATTATTTACGCCATGTGCCCCACAGAGCCGAAACCTCTAGTTCAAAATGCAAAAAATGCACTATGCGCCTCGCATATAAATGCCGACGTCGTGAAGGCCGATGTACAGATGCTATATATGCGGGAGGAGCGACACGGCGCTGTTGGAGGGATATGTGAAGGGAGTAGGCGCGGTCCTCCTATGTCCCGACTGTTGGCGCAAGCTGGCTGAAGAGAACAAACTGCTGTCGGGGGCAAGCGGCGGTTGCAACTGTTAAGGCCGGTTAAAGGTTTTTAGGCAAGGCCCCTCAGCACATGTGGACGTCGTCTTGACCAAGCCGTGGCGCGACTTGAAGTCATACGTGGAGTTGAGGAGGGCTGAGGCCGAAGTCGAGCTGAGGCTCGCCTTGGTCCTCGTTAAAGAGGGTTATCTTAGAAATGGGGCGGGGAAGCTCTTCCAAGCGTTTAAGTCCTATTTGGCCGCGCTGGCGGGGGGAGAGGAGGGAGGAGCTAAAGGGGAGGTGGAAAGACGTGGACAGAATAATCGCCTATATGCCCACGAGGGCTGTGAGGGAGGTGGCGGCGGCGCTGGGGCTCGAGAAGGAGGGCTACGTGGCCCTGGCCCTACACCAGTATCAATACAACGGCCCCGACCCGGAGGGGGTCACGTCTCTATATCCCAATAGGGAGGCCGCCCTGAGGGACTTCTGCTGGCTGGCCCGGAGGATGTCGGAATTGCTCAAGTTAGAGGGGGCGGCGCCCATCGTGGAGGTGTGCGGCTCCTACGGGTTGTAGGGCACCGCGCCGAGGCCCGGCAGGCCCGATATGTAAATTCCGGCGGCCAGTAGCGCCAAGAGCAGAGCCACGCCGACGTAATCGACTGCGGTCATCTTCATCTCGCGGTAGTACGTCCTGCGCCGGCTGGCCCTAAAGCCCCTTATCTCAGCCGCTATGGCTATCTGCACTGCGTCCTTTATGGTGAGTATCACTATAGTCAGCAACGCCAACAGGACGTATTTTATGCTGTCGCCTAACGCCATTAACGCCGCTATGGGGTTCCTAGTCCTCGGCCTGAAGTCGACGCCTCTGGCCTTCAAGGCGTTAAGGGTAGTCATGGAGGCCTCGAGGACCTTGGGCACCGACGAGACCGCAAGGAGCAAGGCGAATCCGAGCTCTATGGGGAGCCCCGATTTCTCTAGAGAGGTCAATATGTCGGAGGGCTGTGTGGTAAATACGAGCAGTAGCCCCGACGCGATTGCCGCCACAGACCTAAAAGTTATCTGTAGGCCGTAGATAAAGCCTTCCCAAGTCAGCCCTACTGGGTTCTTGACGTAGCCGAGATAGGGCACGTAGGCGGTGCCGTTGGCGGTGGTGATGCCCAAAGAGGAGAGGGCCGGAGGGAAGGCATATATGAAGTGGACCTCGCCGAAGTCGTAGACCAAATAGCTATAGGGCGCGATCATGCTTTGGACCCACGCCGTGCCTATAAACGAGGCCAAGACCAAGGGGACCACTATCTTCATCTTCTCGCGCACATTCGCCGTGAAGGCGTAAAGCGCCATCACGGCCGCGAACAGTATGGCCGATATCCACCAGACAGTCATCGCCGCGACGGTCGTGACGACTATCGAGAGCAGTATCTTGACCCTGGGGTCCAGCCTGTATAGGAAGGACTTGCCCCCCGCGTATCTGAAAAGCGACATGTAGCCCCTAAAGCCTATGAGCTTGAAAATTAGATAGATTACCAGAGCGGGCCCCCAGAGGAGGTACACTATCGCTATGGCCCAATTGACCGCAGGGTTGTACAATATAGAGCCCAGATCCATCGACATGTAATCCGCCATTTATTTAAATCAGTTTGATATTCCCATGAGGCGCGTAGCCGTAATAATTTCGATCGTAGTGGTGGTAGCCGTTGTGGTGTTGTTGGCGCTCTACTATTCAGGCGGCCGCACGCCGGCGGCTGTACAGAGCGGCGCGAAGATATACGTAGCGTCGCCCGCCTTCGCCAACGGCTCGACCATCCCGGCCCAGTACACTTGCGACGGGCCCGACGTATCGCCACAACTCGAATGGAGTGGAGTGCCTAAAGGGGCCAAGTCGCTCCTAGTTGTGATGGTAGACCCAGACGCGCCGGGCGGCCAGTTCATCCACTGGGTCCTATACAACGTGCCTCCCAACGCCACGGGCCTTCCACAGGACGTGCCGAAGGCCCCGTCGACGCCATACGGGCTACAGGCCGTAAACGACTTCGGCCGGATCGGCTATGGGGGTCCCTGCCCCCCGCCGGGCCCGCCCCATAGGTACATAATAGCCGTTTACGCCCTAGACACGACGTTGAGCCTTCCCCCCGGCGCGCCCGCCCGGCAGGTGCTCGACGCCGCGGAGCCCCACATAATTGCGTCCGGCTATATCGTTGGTCTCTACGGGCGCTAGAGGCGTACTCTCACCCGCTTGGCGCTGGCCGCCAGCTTGCCGAAGCTCTTGGCCACATAGTAGACTTGCGGCGGGTCTACGCCCCACTCCCTATGCCTTTCCGCC
This region includes:
- the nrfD gene encoding NrfD/PsrC family molybdoenzyme membrane anchor subunit gives rise to the protein MRLAPLVVAVLLLVVGSALAWLGYLGRTAEEIPWGLLVPGYVYFALMATGSSIVNSIYTVFGYAGPNKEYEKIIKLGVWFSLITIVPAWIMILLDLRSPLSAVNIFIHTQGGFSLFFQYRSGITWMATLYMLFALTLLIELIYFIRSEVSQRLKAMKSLELGIALAVLVVTVVLHSNLGQVFGNVAAVPGWYGPHMALYFIASAIVIGAAGQALFIGAFSRTLGIREFVARYYGRILMIGLPVLAFIKGWMVINSWYNPASWEAYRLITSSPNFYIFEIGLLLILPFALAVLAYYKKNLPLALLAAVFVVVAGFVDKYDLLIEPQYAHISYSLSEWAGVGSIHYTPSASQIEIAVGSVLIYIALLTLGVLLLPLRPGEKPKVLYIFK
- a CDS encoding 4Fe-4S dicluster domain-containing protein, which codes for MTRLAFLWDQSRCISCGACIAACNAANYDSSTTPNVSWRWIRTNIRRIELAEGQRPMLYLIQCQHCENPPCVTVCPTGASYKDSNGLVKINYDLCIGCRYCMVACPYDARWFNEYIWAPVKCMGEECQRRISRGEAPVCVASCPAGARDFGDLDDPNSSISRRLAESRYIKLLENMGTNPKYYVVVGP
- a CDS encoding MFS transporter, which encodes MGSQQGAAAPFEPLDRLKLTWTHLKIWYLSGAGFFTDAYDLFVIGAVLVVLSSYPVPGFMELYGASPEAAFWKGLLGSAALWATIVGQILFGLLGDRLGRKYLYGVEAAILTFGAILSALAPNLLWLIAARTFLGFGIGGDYPISATIMSEYSNVRDRGKLVALVFANQGFGILASVGVALASIALLPPELAWRVMLGVGAIPAATVIYLRRKIPETPRFALLVRGDVEEARKAASLFGVDIRTQVKAEEIGLRDFLSHYWRVLLGTTVPWFLMDVALYGTGVYSGMVVSSIVGPAKSLFQEVLHQGIPYLVGFPGYFTAAFLLDRLGRKPIQNIGFAAMTAIYLAASLMIAGSNFAAPAAAVLAVYSLSYFFINFGPNTTTFVLPAEVYPTRYRATGHGISSAAGKLGAAISTLFFPSLLATIGLPHLLQMLAAVSLLGIPFTVFLLPEPKSISLEAVSGEHRYIRAIR
- the nuoB gene encoding NADH-quinone oxidoreductase subunit NuoB gives rise to the protein MVQELKEYMLKQTKLDRIIRWGIKWSMWPVHLVTSCCGVEVAHTSAPVFDAERWGVLPFNTMRQTNVILVEGTITRKMAKVLKWVYEQMPEPKFVLAMGACAIRGGLFWNSYHVVQVDTVVPVDAYIPGCPPTPEAVIRAFFMVGNKILGKPGPEVKPVKVDLTPYLPQPKPAAKPAAKPAAPAPAPKPAATAQAPA
- a CDS encoding molybdopterin-dependent oxidoreductase, translating into MYIVPNPDHPQPGMCARPASALQMWSHPLRLKRPLKRVGNRGEGKFQEVDWDTALNEAAAKLKEIADKYGPQAIAFTRHDYLSWHLPLIASLIGTPNVIGQEGTCHGASTAARQLVLGAGGPPTVDPDYANLSYLILVGRNMDAAMGSVRALAGARTAGAKIVVVDPRAPNIAFSSVEWVPIIPGTDAAFLLSLMYVIINEGLYDGQFLKKYTNAPMLIKPDGKPLTQKDLGQAGSAYLVFDAASNGLQPLGSAADPVLDYEGDVETPAGTVHVKTAFKLLAERVAKYPPDKAAEITGVPADTISRIAKEFATRRGVVEDGWYSARNGNDFEFYRAILILNALVGNIDKRGGLCFQESAKFPNSCTIGADRVDTIFGVSLPPLSAKRVDLIKYPLAVSSFDALLDAVLTGQPYPIRALIIVGTAPFHRDVNTQKLKEALQKLDLVITIDIFPQDHVDWSDYVFPDLMFLERSEVTSAPWTLDAAVIYSSKVLDPPPGVDARSGLWVLLELVRRAWPDKAALIGYTDKYADYTQFEQFEEQLYDRILTYLSKAWNISKEELDATLKTKGYYLLKKKTYESRPYKSKLSTPTGLVEIYSLTALNYGLDPLPDWTPPPAYSQPKAPNEFYLITGKDQNVSGHFIFTYNSKYLTERCVWMNPIDAERLGVKDGDVVVLEGVDNGFSTKTCIKVTNRVRPGVLFAYAFAGGHTSALINSDYDFLRSGVNPQWFTKGYVAPVIGIAGTNSVVRVRL
- a CDS encoding NADH-quinone oxidoreductase subunit C, which encodes MSAKLPPKCPPQADHPLLPKLKEALGGLILTYGVSKDGHLCIMVPADKIREVAQKLKELGFDQALSVSAMDYMEEKKFVMLYTFLSYLNPELKSYLLNVRAEVPRDNPHIASIADIFPSADYDERECHEMFGIWFDGNPNMGKRFLLDPDCCIDEKTGKPLYPLRRDFKVPDWGLFG
- a CDS encoding glycosyltransferase family 39 protein, whose product is MRDKLVLLAVVLGAVVYVYYTYTHFAHLQGYISDETWYPPAAYNILKYVFHYNATMYVPYPNASDIATYLNLEHPPLAKYIMALSIAALGYRELAWRLPGWILGGAAVVLAYLTGRKLLEGRSYAGLAGILSAVLLAIDPNFWVMHGIAMLDAYAGFFSLLALYLLVSERRLESSIALGLAFATKESTFFLVFPYLYYIGELEEKPLKRLLYAVLIPLVIYVVLSAPLIAYLGIYNWLQNGPLHMMSWDVTSGHIVGAGVESQISTPWGWFLNIHPFYLGQNLYAKTNAAVMILWAVLTAALWKLRDKRLAIAAAFPWSVWAGFVVVYALGNHTLFSFYVSDFSPMVDVFVASVLVAAFATWEEAGGARRRLKATT